One window from the genome of Cryobacterium sp. GrIS_2_6 encodes:
- a CDS encoding aminotransferase class I/II-fold pyridoxal phosphate-dependent enzyme: MVNTRPDKHNPMSLKDSTLAVHAGNTIDAGSGAIRTPIVMANSYALPEDPSSVSWSGTDVPLYTRNSGVNQLGLQAKLAALDGGEDAVVLASGVAALHAVFFTYLRSGDHVVVADVGYEATWRLFTELLPDKYGIEATFVDVSDLAAVAAAIRPNTRLVHTEAIANPTTRVADIEAVAAIAHPAGALLVVDSTFTPPPFYRPLADGADLVVHSLTKYINGHGDAMGGAVIGSRELIQRIKADAMVDVGGVISPFNAWLITRGSVTLPLRLRQHFDSAQSVAEFLDSDPRIAFVAFPGLASHPQHELAARQFAGRGYGAMLAFAVAGDPETQNRFVSQLRVITSAVSLGHDESLIVHVGTSGPRVAAYPAPFREFGHLRFSVGLEDPLDLIADLRAALDATFA; encoded by the coding sequence ATGGTGAACACTCGGCCCGACAAGCACAATCCGATGTCCTTGAAAGACTCGACACTGGCCGTGCATGCGGGCAATACGATCGATGCGGGGTCGGGTGCGATCCGCACCCCGATCGTGATGGCGAACTCCTATGCATTGCCGGAGGACCCGTCGTCGGTGAGCTGGTCGGGCACGGACGTACCGCTCTACACCCGGAATTCGGGAGTCAACCAACTGGGACTGCAGGCCAAGCTCGCTGCCCTGGACGGTGGCGAGGACGCCGTCGTGCTGGCGTCGGGTGTTGCGGCGCTTCACGCGGTGTTCTTCACGTATCTGCGCTCAGGGGATCACGTGGTGGTCGCCGATGTCGGCTACGAGGCTACGTGGCGGTTGTTCACGGAGCTCCTTCCCGACAAGTACGGAATCGAGGCCACGTTCGTCGATGTCAGTGATCTGGCCGCGGTCGCTGCGGCGATTCGACCGAATACGCGACTCGTGCACACGGAGGCGATCGCCAATCCGACGACCCGGGTTGCTGACATCGAGGCCGTGGCGGCAATCGCCCATCCGGCGGGCGCGCTGCTCGTTGTGGACTCCACCTTCACTCCGCCGCCGTTCTATCGACCTCTCGCGGACGGCGCCGACCTGGTCGTCCATTCCCTGACGAAGTACATCAATGGGCACGGCGACGCGATGGGGGGCGCGGTGATCGGCTCCCGCGAGCTGATCCAGCGCATCAAAGCGGATGCGATGGTCGACGTGGGCGGAGTGATCTCGCCGTTCAACGCGTGGCTGATCACTCGCGGGTCGGTGACGCTGCCGCTTCGTCTCCGGCAGCATTTCGATTCGGCCCAGTCGGTCGCCGAGTTCCTCGACTCCGACCCGCGGATCGCGTTCGTCGCTTTCCCCGGGCTCGCGAGCCACCCGCAGCATGAGCTCGCCGCGCGACAGTTCGCTGGTCGGGGCTATGGCGCGATGCTGGCGTTCGCCGTCGCGGGCGATCCGGAAACCCAGAACCGATTCGTCTCCCAGCTCCGGGTCATCACCTCCGCCGTCTCGCTCGGCCATGACGAGTCCCTGATCGTTCATGTCGGCACGAGCGGACCCCGGGTCGCTGCGTACCCGGCGCCGTTCCGCGAGTTCGGGCATCTTCGATTCTCGGTCGGGCTCGAGGATCCTCTCGACCTGATCGCCGACCTGCGCGCGGCTCTCGACGCCACGTTCGCGTAG
- a CDS encoding NYN domain-containing protein — MAELSETRVAVYIDFDNIIISQYDNVHGRGAFIKEKARTATGKTADRLQEATVNIGAVLDFASSFGAVAISRAYADWAAPANTRYQKQLVDRAVDLVQLFNTSGTKNGADIRLAIDVVEDLFRLQDISHVVIVAGDSDYIPLAQSARRLGRTVIGIGVQGSTSAAFKNACDEFSYYHDLVEDLGEDLGEDLVEDVPHSTPTVAAEPPAPDLAKEARKLLMRALRGRANDDVDGWMAASALKQQMKRLDPGFDEKKIGFKSFTDFLKAQRSIAELQEDGQGRRARLRNRA, encoded by the coding sequence ATGGCTGAACTGTCCGAGACACGTGTCGCCGTCTACATCGATTTCGACAACATCATCATTTCCCAATACGACAATGTGCATGGTCGTGGAGCCTTCATCAAAGAGAAGGCCCGCACCGCCACCGGCAAGACCGCGGATCGGCTTCAGGAAGCCACGGTCAACATCGGCGCAGTCCTCGACTTCGCTTCGTCCTTCGGAGCCGTCGCAATCAGCCGCGCCTATGCGGACTGGGCAGCACCCGCGAACACCCGGTACCAGAAGCAGCTCGTCGACCGCGCGGTCGACCTCGTGCAGCTTTTCAACACCTCCGGAACCAAGAACGGCGCGGATATCCGCCTCGCCATCGACGTTGTTGAAGACCTCTTCCGGCTGCAGGACATCTCGCACGTTGTGATCGTCGCCGGTGACTCCGACTACATCCCGCTCGCCCAGAGCGCACGGCGCCTGGGCCGCACGGTCATCGGGATCGGTGTGCAGGGTTCGACAAGTGCGGCGTTCAAGAACGCCTGCGACGAGTTCTCGTATTACCACGACCTCGTTGAAGACCTCGGGGAGGACCTCGGGGAGGACCTCGTCGAGGACGTCCCGCACTCCACTCCGACAGTGGCCGCCGAGCCGCCGGCGCCGGACCTTGCGAAGGAGGCCCGCAAACTCCTCATGCGCGCCCTTCGAGGGCGGGCGAATGATGACGTCGACGGCTGGATGGCAGCATCCGCTCTCAAACAGCAGATGAAGCGCCTCGACCCCGGGTTCGATGAGAAGAAGATCGGCTTCAAGTCGTTCACGGACTTCCTGAAGGCCCAGCGTTCCATTGCGGAGTTGCAGGAGGACGGTCAGGGCCGCCGCGCGCGGTTGCGCAACCGGGCCTGA
- a CDS encoding MarR family transcriptional regulator, whose product MSQEEKVGDLAESVGYLLKQAATALHASMDAVLRPQGLTVSQYSVLELLGHEPEQSNADLARGAFVTRQSMNEVLRGLQERGLVARADVAEHGRARPTRLTPAGHAALAVASSAVARVEKRMLSPLSPAEHAGLLAQLVACRDALTGEDAPTGEDAAR is encoded by the coding sequence ATGAGTCAAGAGGAGAAGGTCGGCGATCTGGCTGAGTCGGTGGGTTATCTGCTCAAGCAGGCAGCGACGGCCCTGCACGCCTCGATGGACGCGGTTCTGCGCCCGCAGGGCCTCACCGTGTCGCAGTATTCGGTGCTCGAGCTACTCGGTCACGAGCCGGAGCAATCGAACGCCGATCTCGCCCGCGGGGCGTTCGTCACGCGCCAATCGATGAACGAGGTACTGCGCGGTCTTCAGGAGCGCGGTCTGGTCGCGCGCGCCGACGTCGCCGAACACGGCCGGGCGCGGCCGACGCGCCTCACCCCGGCAGGCCACGCGGCGCTGGCGGTCGCGAGTTCGGCGGTCGCCCGGGTCGAGAAACGGATGCTGTCTCCCCTGTCCCCCGCGGAACATGCCGGACTCCTCGCTCAGCTCGTCGCCTGCCGGGATGCCCTCACCGGTGAAGACGCTCCCACCGGTGAAGACGCCGCGCGGTAG
- a CDS encoding VOC family protein, giving the protein MTVTGPDFLALQVSDLERSANFYETLLGLRRAPVSPPHAVVFATEPIAFAVREPMPGFNLDAVRPWAGAGVALWLHADDSRAVHDVLVEAGVRIVSAPAPGPFGLTFSFSDPDGYVVTIHDQV; this is encoded by the coding sequence ATGACTGTCACTGGACCCGATTTTCTAGCCCTGCAGGTGAGCGACCTCGAGCGGTCGGCGAACTTCTATGAGACGCTGCTCGGGCTGCGGCGCGCGCCCGTGAGCCCGCCCCATGCCGTCGTCTTTGCCACCGAGCCGATCGCCTTCGCCGTGCGGGAACCGATGCCGGGGTTCAATCTCGATGCGGTGCGCCCGTGGGCTGGTGCGGGGGTTGCGCTCTGGTTGCACGCCGATGACTCCCGGGCCGTGCACGACGTCCTGGTCGAGGCGGGAGTCCGGATTGTCAGCGCCCCTGCCCCCGGCCCGTTCGGTCTCACCTTTTCATTCAGCGACCCGGATGGCTACGTCGTCACCATTCACGACCAGGTCTGA
- a CDS encoding SGNH/GDSL hydrolase family protein produces the protein MSSQHDWITTPITPDLLRGALDLEQTAHGILPHRLPAWARVYADPQLATMEAQPSAVRLAFSTRATDFELDVLPTKLVYLGAPPRPVGVYELLVDKKLAGQAIATTGITVTVDMATGATTNQLGPISTLRFTGLPDHLKNIEIWLPHNERTELVALRSNGTIEPAPATGNRVWLHHGSSISHGSNAANPTETWPALAASSVHVDLVNLGFGGSALLDPFIARTMRDTPADLISVKIGINLVNLDLMRLRAFAPAVNGFLDTIRDGHPTTPLLLVSPLLCPIHEDTPGPGAFDLAALASGRLQFVATGDPAEASAGKLTLTVIRAELARIAQQRTATDPNLHYLDGLDLFGAADFAEHPLPDHLHPDAATHHRIGERFARLAFGPGGPFAA, from the coding sequence ATGTCCTCCCAGCACGACTGGATAACCACGCCCATCACCCCCGACCTCCTCCGCGGCGCGCTCGATCTGGAACAGACCGCCCACGGAATACTCCCGCACCGCCTGCCCGCGTGGGCTCGCGTCTACGCCGACCCACAGCTGGCCACCATGGAAGCCCAGCCCTCCGCGGTCCGCCTGGCCTTCAGCACCCGAGCGACCGACTTCGAACTCGACGTATTGCCCACCAAGCTGGTCTATCTGGGCGCCCCGCCGCGCCCGGTCGGCGTGTACGAACTCCTCGTGGACAAGAAGCTCGCCGGTCAGGCCATCGCGACGACCGGCATCACCGTCACCGTCGACATGGCCACCGGCGCCACCACGAACCAGCTCGGCCCCATCAGCACCCTCCGCTTCACCGGCCTGCCGGATCACCTCAAGAACATCGAGATCTGGCTCCCGCACAACGAACGAACCGAGCTCGTCGCCCTCCGCTCCAACGGGACCATCGAACCCGCGCCTGCGACAGGCAACCGGGTCTGGCTGCACCACGGCAGCTCGATCAGCCACGGCTCCAACGCCGCGAATCCCACGGAGACCTGGCCGGCGCTTGCCGCTTCGAGTGTCCATGTCGATCTGGTGAACCTCGGCTTCGGCGGCAGCGCGCTGCTCGACCCCTTCATCGCCCGCACCATGCGCGACACCCCCGCCGACCTGATCAGCGTCAAGATCGGCATCAATCTAGTCAATCTTGACCTGATGCGCCTGCGCGCCTTCGCCCCGGCCGTGAACGGCTTCCTCGACACCATCCGCGACGGTCACCCCACAACACCGCTGCTGCTGGTCTCGCCCCTCCTCTGCCCCATCCACGAGGACACACCCGGGCCCGGCGCCTTCGACCTCGCCGCCCTCGCGTCCGGTCGTCTGCAATTCGTGGCCACCGGGGACCCGGCCGAAGCGTCCGCCGGAAAGCTGACGCTCACCGTGATCCGGGCGGAGCTCGCGCGTATCGCGCAGCAGCGGACGGCCACAGATCCGAACCTGCACTACCTCGACGGCCTCGACCTCTTCGGCGCCGCGGACTTCGCCGAGCATCCGTTGCCCGACCACCTCCACCCGGATGCCGCAACGCACCACCGCATCGGCGAGCGCTTCGCCCGGCTCGCCTTCGGGCCCGGAGGTCCCTTCGCCGCCTGA
- a CDS encoding TetR/AcrR family transcriptional regulator, protein MARAGLTAERLTRAGAELADEVGFDRVTLSALARLFEVKVASLYSHVTNSHDLKTRIALLALQELADRAADAVAGRAGKDALVALGNVYRDYAREHPGRYAAMHFRLDRETAIASAGVRHSAMTRAILRGYDLMEPDQTHAVRLLGSVFHGFATLELEGGFSNSSPDSQESWTRSLDALDALLRTWPAPE, encoded by the coding sequence ATGGCACGCGCAGGACTGACCGCGGAGCGCCTGACCCGGGCGGGCGCTGAACTCGCCGACGAGGTCGGATTCGACCGGGTCACGCTCTCGGCACTGGCCAGGCTTTTCGAGGTCAAGGTCGCGAGCCTGTACTCCCACGTCACCAACTCGCACGATCTCAAGACCAGGATCGCTCTGCTCGCCCTCCAGGAACTCGCCGACCGGGCAGCGGATGCCGTGGCGGGCCGGGCAGGCAAGGATGCCCTGGTCGCGCTCGGCAACGTCTACCGCGACTATGCCCGCGAACATCCCGGGCGTTACGCCGCCATGCACTTCCGGCTCGACCGGGAGACCGCGATCGCGAGCGCCGGCGTCCGCCACTCCGCGATGACCCGCGCAATCCTGCGCGGCTACGACCTGATGGAACCGGACCAGACACATGCCGTCCGGCTGCTCGGCAGTGTCTTCCATGGCTTTGCGACCTTGGAGCTGGAAGGCGGCTTCAGCAACAGTTCCCCCGACTCCCAGGAGTCCTGGACTCGTTCTCTGGATGCCCTCGACGCCCTGTTGCGCACCTGGCCGGCGCCCGAATAA
- a CDS encoding alpha/beta hydrolase yields MTDTRRIRSAAGATAGRVDMAFFWAARVVATLGVIVTAGAALSTGSMLVHGHPAYLVFLVLTCAVSLAVALRSWLTRAVRHRGRKGFRGVIVGLSLGVIVLAWWLVPLSAVEPALSAMDSDTSVTVTETADQIVLQPTGTASNVGVFFQPGARVDARAYAAMLRPLAEAGHVVVIPKQPFGIAFLSTGAFGSARAAHPPVARWVVGGHSLGGTVAAMDAQSFAGASTDPVVGLLFFASYPANDLSGLGASVLSISGTNDGLATPDKISTSKASLPADARYLVIEGGVHAFFGDYGPQSGDGESSISQDAARAEISAASVRFVNAFDK; encoded by the coding sequence ATGACCGACACGCGCAGAATCCGGTCGGCGGCCGGGGCGACAGCCGGCCGAGTCGACATGGCCTTCTTCTGGGCCGCCCGCGTCGTGGCGACGCTCGGCGTGATCGTCACTGCCGGGGCGGCACTGTCGACCGGGTCGATGCTTGTGCACGGGCATCCGGCGTACCTGGTCTTCCTCGTCCTCACCTGTGCCGTCAGTCTTGCGGTTGCGCTGCGCTCCTGGCTCACGCGTGCGGTGCGGCATCGCGGGCGCAAGGGTTTCCGGGGTGTGATTGTTGGGCTGTCGCTCGGAGTGATCGTGCTGGCCTGGTGGCTCGTGCCGTTGTCGGCCGTTGAGCCGGCCCTGTCCGCGATGGACTCCGACACGAGCGTGACCGTGACCGAGACGGCCGACCAGATCGTCCTTCAGCCCACGGGAACCGCGAGCAACGTCGGGGTGTTCTTCCAGCCCGGAGCGCGCGTTGACGCTCGCGCATACGCGGCCATGCTGCGCCCTCTCGCCGAGGCCGGGCACGTGGTCGTTATCCCCAAGCAGCCGTTCGGGATTGCGTTCCTCTCGACGGGAGCATTCGGGTCGGCGCGCGCCGCGCATCCGCCGGTTGCGCGTTGGGTGGTCGGCGGCCACTCTCTCGGCGGGACTGTCGCGGCGATGGATGCCCAGTCTTTCGCCGGTGCGTCGACAGACCCGGTTGTCGGATTGTTGTTTTTCGCCTCATACCCCGCGAACGACCTGAGCGGGCTGGGCGCCAGCGTGCTGTCGATCTCCGGTACGAACGACGGTCTGGCGACTCCGGACAAGATCAGCACGTCGAAAGCGTCGCTGCCGGCGGATGCGCGATACCTCGTGATCGAGGGCGGCGTGCACGCGTTCTTCGGCGACTACGGCCCGCAGTCCGGGGATGGAGAGTCGTCCATCTCCCAGGATGCCGCGCGCGCCGAAATCTCGGCGGCGAGCGTCAGGTTCGTGAACGCCTTCGATAAGTAG
- a CDS encoding DUF222 domain-containing protein produces the protein MAGASDPQSHTPQTPGSGAAGDQPIVGVESAHPVAVAVGFEGAEGLARSVPSVHADAVARLAEAQAALAEALAAIPVGLLSDTEAVKALSTVEAIGRTVDAARVNTATEVDRRARVLGREGLAWRMGCKGPWDVLTRVTRVSAREVKRRTKLGDAVLPRPCGGSSWLPPLFPTVGAALTAGEIGVETAELIVEGLQVISHRVAPDDLLTAERALVASAAGLITPETEDLAGAGVPVTTDLMRGMVAQWQAILDPDGVLPQEDVFEAKSNIGFGQLKNGLYPVKGGVTPELFGVMNTLFDAFLSFHARPAFPTAEEQALMDSGQLVPGAETADGETGTGPDLDVIEAELRERRADTRTGGEKRADILQALFEHAARDTDTPSMGGSAPTVMVHVNAADLASGIGVGWIDGVEAPVSLKTVHQRICDGGFQGVLFGANNQVLKLGPERRYFNRAQRRAISARDGGCIIPGCKAPAHWAEVHHVKPWATGGPTNVDNGVLLCWFHHHTIDTSGWEIRMVKGSPQVRAPGLIDPQRLWRPPNRHRAHQDLTGPPNRD, from the coding sequence ATGGCAGGAGCTTCAGATCCCCAGTCACACACCCCGCAGACACCCGGTTCCGGGGCCGCGGGTGATCAGCCCATCGTGGGTGTCGAGTCGGCCCATCCCGTGGCGGTTGCCGTGGGATTCGAGGGCGCGGAGGGGCTGGCCAGGTCGGTGCCATCGGTTCATGCGGATGCTGTCGCCCGGCTCGCCGAGGCGCAGGCGGCTCTCGCAGAGGCCCTGGCTGCGATCCCGGTCGGGTTGCTCAGCGACACAGAAGCGGTGAAGGCGCTCAGCACGGTGGAGGCCATCGGGCGGACCGTGGATGCGGCCCGGGTGAACACCGCCACGGAAGTGGACCGGCGGGCCCGGGTGCTCGGCCGCGAGGGTCTGGCCTGGCGGATGGGCTGCAAGGGTCCGTGGGATGTGCTCACCCGGGTGACGCGGGTCTCGGCCCGGGAGGTGAAGCGGCGCACGAAGCTCGGCGACGCGGTGTTGCCGCGGCCGTGCGGCGGGAGCAGCTGGTTGCCGCCGTTGTTCCCGACGGTCGGGGCAGCGCTGACCGCTGGGGAGATCGGTGTGGAGACGGCGGAGTTGATCGTGGAGGGGTTGCAGGTGATCAGTCACCGGGTGGCGCCGGATGACTTGTTGACGGCCGAGCGTGCCCTGGTCGCCTCGGCGGCCGGGCTGATCACCCCGGAGACCGAGGATTTGGCCGGGGCAGGAGTGCCGGTGACCACGGACCTGATGCGGGGCATGGTCGCGCAGTGGCAGGCCATCCTCGACCCCGACGGGGTGCTCCCGCAGGAGGACGTGTTCGAGGCGAAGTCGAACATCGGCTTCGGACAACTCAAGAACGGGTTGTATCCGGTGAAGGGTGGGGTGACACCGGAACTGTTCGGGGTGATGAACACCCTCTTCGACGCTTTCCTGAGTTTCCACGCCCGCCCGGCGTTCCCCACCGCCGAGGAACAGGCGCTGATGGATTCGGGGCAGTTGGTCCCCGGCGCCGAGACTGCGGACGGCGAGACCGGCACGGGCCCGGATCTTGACGTGATCGAGGCGGAGCTGCGGGAGCGGCGCGCGGACACCCGCACGGGCGGGGAGAAACGCGCCGACATCCTGCAGGCGTTGTTCGAACACGCAGCCCGGGACACGGACACGCCCAGCATGGGCGGGTCGGCGCCGACGGTGATGGTGCACGTGAACGCGGCCGACCTCGCCTCCGGGATCGGGGTCGGGTGGATCGACGGCGTTGAGGCCCCCGTGTCGCTCAAGACCGTGCACCAGCGCATCTGTGACGGCGGCTTCCAAGGGGTGTTGTTCGGGGCGAACAACCAAGTGCTGAAGCTGGGTCCGGAACGGCGCTACTTCAACCGGGCGCAGCGCCGGGCCATCAGCGCCCGGGACGGCGGCTGCATCATCCCCGGCTGCAAGGCCCCGGCGCACTGGGCCGAGGTGCACCATGTGAAGCCGTGGGCCACCGGCGGCCCAACGAACGTGGACAACGGGGTGCTCCTGTGCTGGTTCCACCACCACACCATCGACACCTCCGGGTGGGAGATCCGCATGGTGAAAGGATCACCGCAAGTGCGGGCCCCCGGACTCATCGACCCGCAACGACTCTGGCGGCCACCAAACCGACACCGCGCCCACCAAGACCTCACCGGACCACCCAACCGCGACTGA
- a CDS encoding HutD family protein, protein MPPEPPSEPDWLTPDQADPVSRASARVPVAWRNNGGWTSTVAVAPPAATMDDFEWRVSIATIAGDSAFSEFAGIDRYLVPLSEAGLDLTIDGTAQHVGQYQVCAFSGESVVSSTGSAENSEDLNLMLRRTAATGSLRVERLTGPFSVAPSPDESVLVVVLEGEVEIDGPPGTGTSRSAQGSNVDTLGIRDAVLARSGRALTLRGGATVALATIVLTSSRLARIP, encoded by the coding sequence GTGCCGCCCGAGCCGCCTTCTGAGCCGGACTGGCTCACCCCAGACCAAGCTGATCCGGTCTCCCGCGCGAGCGCCCGGGTTCCCGTCGCCTGGCGAAACAACGGAGGCTGGACCAGCACGGTGGCAGTAGCGCCCCCTGCGGCGACAATGGACGATTTCGAGTGGCGGGTCAGCATCGCGACGATCGCCGGTGACTCGGCATTCTCCGAGTTCGCCGGCATCGACCGATATCTCGTCCCGCTGTCCGAGGCCGGCCTCGACCTGACCATCGACGGCACAGCGCAGCACGTCGGCCAGTACCAGGTTTGCGCCTTCTCCGGGGAAAGCGTGGTCTCGTCGACCGGGTCGGCGGAGAACTCTGAAGACCTGAACCTGATGCTGCGCCGCACCGCCGCGACGGGTTCTCTCCGGGTCGAGCGGCTCACCGGCCCGTTCTCGGTGGCACCGAGTCCCGACGAGAGCGTCCTTGTCGTCGTCCTCGAGGGCGAGGTCGAGATCGACGGCCCGCCAGGGACCGGTACTTCCAGAAGCGCCCAGGGGTCGAACGTCGACACCCTCGGCATCCGCGACGCCGTGCTTGCCAGGTCGGGGCGAGCCTTGACGCTCCGCGGCGGGGCCACAGTGGCTCTTGCGACCATAGTCCTCACGAGCAGTCGCCTAGCCCGAATACCGTGA